The proteins below come from a single Garra rufa chromosome 25, GarRuf1.0, whole genome shotgun sequence genomic window:
- the cracr2b gene encoding EF-hand calcium-binding domain-containing protein 4A, producing the protein MSGWLKDGVVLEGTGSGQMSPRSRLRSPLPSRTARLQSSNGTTSPESDRQDRMSKAKEMFELCDKEGKGFITKRDMQRLQQELPLSPDQLESVFESLDRDRNGYLTPLEFHTGLGELVGCGPEERPRSGEVVGEEKVEPTEIRFTHILMELGADKLFKDQWELCTLWCELQRDKPELLGVLEEVLSYTVSHLQDALKEKDNLEEALRRREEDHDRVVRSMYEDMESQLKEEREKRQALDSMKQGNKKEQLLQELRMREQELEFTLTKQRELESKINALSSDQAGARGENRRLQNVNQQLQDQLEQSREELQHALSQLQQIQNTIKQQQKGKEREVLKVSRNMQKERESLIRQLDLLRDMNKRLRDDKDAHQTQKMVSQKYPFMSPSPYPPCRCVHAFSPWMRSIYPY; encoded by the exons ATGTCTGGCTGGTTGAAGGACGGGGTGGTGTTGGAGGGGACGGGGAGCGGTCAGATGTCGCCCCGCTCCAGACTGCGAAGTCCCTTGCCGAGTCGGACGGCGAGGTTACAGTCGTCCAACGGTACGACCTCGCCGGAGTCAGACAGACAGGACAGAATGAGCAAAGCTAAAGAGATGTTTGAGCTGTGTGATAAAGAGGGGAAAGGATTCATCACGAAGAGAGACATGCAG CGGCTTCAACAAGAGCTTCCTCTGTCTCCTGACCAGCTGGAATCAGTGTTTGAGAGCTTGGACAGAGACAGAAATGGTTACCTCACACCCCTCGAGTTCCACACGGGCCTAG GAGAACTTGTTGGTTGTGGGCCAGAGGAGAGACCGAGGAGTGGAGAGGTGGTCGGAGAGGAGAAAGTAGAGCCGACGGAGATCCGATTCACACACATCCTCATGGAGCTGGGAGCTGATAAACTCTTCAAAGA TCAGTGGGAGTTGTGTACTCTGTGGTGTGAGCTCCAGAGGGACAAACCTGAGCTGCTAGGTGTTTTGGAGGAAGTTCTTTCCTACACTGTGTCTCATCTTCAGGATGCACTCAAAGAGAAAGACAATTTAGAAGAGGCCCTGCGCAG GAGAGAAGAGGATCATGACAGAGTGGTTCGGTCCATGTATGAAGACATGGAGAGTCAGTtaaaagaagagagagagaaacgaCAAGCTCTG GACAGCATGAAGCAAGGAAACAAGAAAGAGCAGCTACTACAGGAACTGAGGATGCGAGAACAAGAACTTGAGTTCACTCTCACCAAGCAGAGAGAG ttGGAGAGCAAGATCAACGCACTGAGCAGTGATCAGGCTGGCGCTCGTGGGGAGAACCGCCGACTGCAGAACGTCAACCAACAGCTGCAGGACCAACTGGAGCAGAGCCGAGAGGAGCTCCAGCACGCTCTGAGCCAACTACAACAAATACAGAACACCATCAAACAACAGCAGAAGGGCAAAGAGAG AGAAGTCCTGAAAGTGTCCCGAAACATGCAGAAGGAACGGGAAAGCCTCATCAGACAACTGGATCTTCTCAG AGACATGAACAAGCGTCTTCGGGATGATAAAGATGCCCATCAGACACAGAAGATGGTTAGTCAAAAATACCCCTTCATGTCTCCCAGTCCTTACCCACCATGCCGCTGTGTTCACGCCTTCTCGCCGTGGATGCGCTCTATTTACCCGTATTAG